The sequence TTTGTTCAACCCTCGCTTTTGCCGGTGTTTGAAGACGGAATGCCGATGTAAACTCCGCGGCGAGGTCAAAAGAACCGGTGTACCCAAAACGAGTACATCGAGAAGCGTCTCAGTGAGTCAAAAGTACTTAGAAACAGACCACGTGGTGTTTTGTTTCAGCTTCTCAGTTGGGGGAAAGAGATTGCGGAAAGGGGCTACAGAAAACTAAGGTAATAGACTGGTTCTCAGCCAGGGACAACGTCATGTTCTACAGATAGGTACGGCTAGATCTCTGGGGCACTCCTATCTCTAGATCTTAACCCTTGCCTTCTTTAGGCATTCGAGATCAACGGCATTTTCTTAACCCAATCTCGCTTTTCGAGTTCATCTATCATAAACTGCGCATACGCCTCTCGTCTGAGAAACCACCCAGCTTTACCGTCTCCTACATAACCCGCTGCGTACGACCTTCCTGAACTCGTTGTTAAAAACGGCACTCGTGCGGTTGTCCATTCAAGATCATCCGACCGGGATATTAGATCCCCGAATGCGCGCACATCCCTGTAGGTTCCCGGTCCAACTGTGCTGATCAGTAATCTGACTAGCCATAATTTCCAGGTGGGAACGTCGAGCGAATGAGTCATGCTTGGTGTACCAAGTACAATAAGACGTTTTATGCCCTCTGCCCGCATTGCCTCGAGGACAAACTTGTAACCGTTGGTGACATGAGTCTCTCGATC comes from Rhizoctonia solani chromosome 4, complete sequence and encodes:
- a CDS encoding NAD(P)H-binding family protein — its product is MKVLVLGGTGPSGIFTCRYALQAGHKLVLYCRNPSKLPKDIVTHDDVHIIGGQLADLPALRSALSGCDAVISSLGPPITRDRETHVTNGYKFVLEAMRAEGIKRLIVLGTPSMTHSLDVPTWKLWLVRLLISTVGPGTYRDVRAFGDLISRSDDLEWTTARVPFLTTSSGRSYAAGYVGDGKAGWFLRREAYAQFMIDELEKRDWVKKMPLISNA